The following proteins are encoded in a genomic region of Gossypium hirsutum isolate 1008001.06 chromosome D05, Gossypium_hirsutum_v2.1, whole genome shotgun sequence:
- the LOC107907042 gene encoding mechanosensitive ion channel protein 10: MAEGNGGGRQVVINVAGEGPKGSSPKEAEALNPKQNSQGAPNKASTESGAVTASKPPKAPVAGNEPLLRRRSFVKPKSRFGEQSYTPESDEMEETNLANQEQVGCNSPINKASPNNKSARSIRTDSAVSKTLSLASKGSPGENENEEIIKKVKQHKEQHKGVKAKVVIEWVVFLFLIGCLIASLTVGKEKNILLSGLEVWKWCVLVVVIFCGMLVTRWFMHLVVFLIEINFLLRKKVLYFVHGLKKIVQVFIWLSIVLLTWVLLFLDVERSKTASKILDYVTWTLVSILIGAFLWLLKTLMLKILASNFHMNKFFDRIQESVFHHYILRTLSGPPFMEIDGIQKPPAHLIVSNAKKGKEPKTKRLIDMGKVHRLKREKVSAWHMKVLVDAITNSGLSTVSETLEESAYDEGGKEAEQEITNEEEAQYVAHQIFAHVAQHDSNQNRNYINEDDLLRFMIKEEVDLVFPLFEGSSTGKIDRKSFTNWVVKVYTDRKTLVHALSDTKTAVKQLNTLVTVVLIIVTVIIWLLLLEIATTKLLLLLSSQLVVAAFMFGNTCKTIFEAIVFVFVMHPFDVGDRCVVDGVQLLVEEMNILTTVFLKLDNEKVYYPNSVLATKPISNYYRSPDMGDTIEFSIDFLTPAKTIGRLKEEIKKHLEANTLWRPNHLVVVKEIENVNKLKMALFCNHTMNFQDFREKNRRRTELVLELKRIFEELGIRYNLLPQHVNLNQVNQDRPDATYATTWS; this comes from the exons ATGGCGGAGGGAAACGGTGGTGGAAGACAAGTGGTGATTAATGTTGCCGGTGAAGGGCCAAAAGGGTCTTCTCCAAAAGAAGCAGAGGCTTTGAACCCTAAGCAAAATTCTCAAGGTGCACCCAACAAAGCTTCGACTGAATCTGGTGCTGTTACTGCAAGTAAGCCACCAAAAGCCCCAGTTGCAGGTAATGAACCTCTTCTTAGACGAAGGTCATTTGTTAAACCCAAGTCAAGATTTGGAGAACAATCTTATACCCCTGAATCTGATGAAATGGAAGAAACTAATTTAGCTAATCAAGAACAAGTTGGTTGTAATTCACCCATCAATAAGGCCTCCCCTAATAACAAGTCGGCTAGAAGTATTAGGACGGACTCTGCTGTGTCGAAAACGTTATCGCTGGCTTCTAAAGGCTCCCCTGGGGAAAATGAAAATGAGGAGATAATTAAGAAAGTTAAACAGCATAAAGAGCAGCATAAGGGAGTGAAAGCTAAGGTTGTGATTGAGTGGGTTGTATTTTTGTTTCTCATAGGGTGCTTAATAGCTAGTTTAACAGTAGGTAAAGAAAAAAATATCCTTTTATCGGGTTTGGAAGTTTGGAAATGGTGTGTACTTGTGGTGGTTATATTCTGCGGTATGTTGGTTACTCGTTGGTTTATGCATCTAGTTGTCTTCTTGATCGAGATTAACTTTTTGCTTCGGAAGAAAGTGCTATACTTCGTTCACGGTTTAAAGAAGATTGTTCAGGTCTTCATTTGGCTGAGTATAGTACTTCTTACTTGGGTTCTTCTGTTTCTTGATGTTGAGAGATCGAAGACTGCCTCAAAGATTCTAGATTATGTGACGTGGACTCTAGTGAGCATCCTCATTGGAGCATTTTTGTGGTTGTTGAAGACTTTGATGTTAAAGATACTGGCTTCGAATTTCCATATGAACAAGTTCTTTGACAGAATACAAGAATCAGTCTTCCATCACTACATACTTAGGACCCTTTCGGGACCACCATTTATGGAGATTGATGGGATTCAAAAACCGCCAGCTCATTTGATTGTTAGTAATGCAAAAAAGGGTAAAGAACCAAAAACAAAAAGGTTGATTGACATGGGAAAAGTCCATAGATTGAAGCGAGAAAAAGTTTCAGCTTGGCATATGAAGGTGTTGGTAGATGCCATCACGAATTCAGGGCTTTCAACAGTCTCCGAAACATTAGAGGAAAGCGCGTACGATGAAGGTGGCAAAGAAGCAGAACAGGAAATTACTAACGAGGAGGAGGCACAATATGTTGCTCATCAAATTTTTGCACACGTTGCACAACATGATAGTAATCAAAATCGCAA TTACATTAACGAGGATGACCTCTTAAGATTCATGATTAAGGAGGAGGTGGATCTTGTGTTCCCTTTGTTCGAAGGATCGAGCACTGGAAAAATTGATAGAAAAAGTTTCACAAACTGGGTG GTAAAGGTTTACACGGATCGGAAAACACTAGTACATGCTTTGAGTGACACCAAAACAGCCGTAAAGCAGTTGAATACACTCGTGACAGTGGTCCTAATTATTGTTACTGTCATCATATGGCTTCTTTTGCTGGAAATTGCAACCACGAAACTGCTTTTGCTCCTTTCATCGCAGCTTGTAGTGGCTGCTTTTATGTTCGGAAACACCTGCAAGACTATCTTTGAAGCTATAGTATTCGTGTTTGTGATGCATCCTTTTGATGTCGGCGATCGTTGTGTGGTTGATGGTGTTCAG TTGCTGGTCGAGGAGATGAATATTTTAACGACTGTCTTTCTGAAACTTGATAATGAAAAGGTGTACTACCCGAATTCAGTTTTGGCTACAAAGCCCATCAGCAACTATTATAGAAGCCCGGATATGGGTGATACAATAGAGTTCTCGATTGATTTTTTGACCCCAGCAAAGACAATAGGCAGGCTGAAAGAAGAGATAAAGAA GCATTTGGAAGCTAATACCCTGTGGCGTCCTAATCACCTTGTGGTGGTGAAGGAAATCGAGAATGTGAATAAGTTAAAGATGGCTCTCTTTTGTAATCACACGATGAACTTCCAGGACTTTAGAGAGAAGAACAGGCGTAGAACCGAACTGGTTCTTGAGCTGAAGAGAATTTTTGAGGAGCTGGGTATACGATACAATCTTCTTCCTCAGCATGTGAATCTCAACCAGGTCAATCAAGACAGGCCGGATGCAACCTATGCGACCACTTGGTCATGA